CGGCCTGCGGCCTGCCTTTGCTGCGCCAGGACCAGGCTCCGACGCCGCGCGAGGCCGCGCCGACGATCCCGCTTCGCACCTTTGCCCGCTGGGCCCTGATCGCCGCCGTGCCGTCGGGCCTGATGCTGTCGACGACGCTTCACCTCACTACCGATGTCGCCCCCATGCCGCTGCTCTGGGTGGTGCCGCTCGGCCTCTACCTCCTCAGCTTCAGCATCGCCTTCGCCGAGCGGCGCGGGGTCGCCAACTTCTGCACCGCCGCCGCGCCGTTCGCGCTGATGCTCGCCGCCAGCCTGCTGTTCGTGCTGGAGGGCGACCTGCTCCCGCTGGTGGTCCTGTTTGCTATCCTCGCGATGTTCCTCGCGGCCTGCGCGCTCCACGCTCAGCTCTACGATCAACGGCCCGAACCTGCCGGGCTGACACTTTTCTATCTCGCTCTGTCGGTCGGCGGGGTGCTGGGCGGACTGTTCTGCGCCCTGATCGCGCCACTGATTTTCGACTGGACCTACGAGCACCCGCTGCTGATGGTCGCCGCAGCCTATCTTCTCGGCGGTCGCCAACCCGTGCCCGCCCTTGCCGATGTCACCTCCGGCAAGATGGCAGGCCGCGTGCTGCTGCTGCTGATCCTTGTGCTGCTCGTATCGTCCTTCATCGCGGCAAGTGTCGACAATCGCACCGCGGTGGCGCTGCTCGCTTCGGTCGGTGCGGGACTGGCGACCTTTGCGCTCGGCCGTCGCCGCCTGTTCGCCCTGGCGATTGCAGCGGTGATCCTGGCGGGCGGGGGCTTCAGGCAGATCGAGGACAGCCTGAACGGCCAGATGACCCGAAGCTATTTCGGCGTGTACCGGATCAGCGAGGAATTCGGCCAGCGCGTGCTGATCCACGGCACCACCACTCACGGCGTGCAATTGCTCGGGCCACCCGAGCGGCGCCGGACGCCGACCAGCTATTACTGGACCGGGTCGGGGGTAGGGCGGGTGATGTCAAATCTCCCGGCCCTGATGGGGCCCTCGGCCCGCGTCGGCGTAGTCGGCGTCGGCCTCGGTACGCTTGGCTGCTACGCGCGCCCGGGGCAGGTCTGGACCCTGTTTGAGATCGATCCCGCCGTCGTCGCGCTCGCCCGCGGGCCGCGCTTTCACTTCTTGCGCGAATGCGTGCCCACCGCGCAGGTGGTGATCGGGGACGCCAGGCTGAAGCTGGCCGAAGCCGCGCCCGCCAGCTTCGACATCCTCGTCATCGACGCCTTTTCGTCCGACGCCATCCCGATGCACCTGCTGACCAAGGAAGCCTTCGCCATCTACCGGCGGGCGCTGCGCCCAGGCGGGCTGCTGATGATCCACATCTCCAACCGCCATCTCGAACTTCGCCCGGTGGTGCGGACCGGCGGGGAAAGCGTCGGCATGTCCGGCGTCCTCGCCGCGGCCGCCGGCGATCGCCTCGTCCGCGGGTTCGAGACGACCTGGACCGCTCTCTCTACCGACCCTGCACTGATCGAGCGGGTCAAGGCGACCGAATCAGACCTGTGGGTAGGCCTTCCGTTCGGCGCACGCGTCCACTGGACCGACGACCATGCCTCGATCCTGCCGGTGCTGGAAATGCCGTGACGAGCACCGTCGTCGCCAAGACCGATCGTCTGATCCTCCGCACATGGGACGACGAACGCTGGGCCGAATTCGTGCGCTTCACCAATACGCCGGCAGTGATGCGCTGGCTGGGCGGCGTCTTTTCGCCCGCTCAGATGGCCGCTGCCCGGGCGCGGCTCGATGCCTACCAGGCCGACCATGGCTTCACCTTCTGGGCGGTCGAACGGCGGTCCGACGACGCCCTGCTCGGCTTTTGCGGCCTCAAGCGCGCCAATGCGCCTGGGGCCGAGCCGCTCCACGGGGAGATGGAGATCGGCTGGCGCCTGCGTGAGGATGCGTGGGGGCAAGGCTATGCCAGGGAGGCCGCGACGGCGTCGCTCGACCTCGCGTTCGACCGCTTCGATGCACCGCGGGTGATTGCCTTCACCGCGCTCGGCAACCAGCCCAGCCAGGGACTGATGCTGCGGCTCGGCATGCGGCACCTGCCGGGCCACGATTATGTCGACCGACGCTTTCCGGCCGACGCGCCGCCCAACCCGCAGGTGACGTTCGCAATCGGCCGCGAAGAATGGCTCGCTCAACCTGTCAGGCGGCGCTGAATCGAGGCGATGGCGGCGCGGTGGCGGCTGTCGACTTGCGCCAGTTCGCCAGCGATTGCCCGCACCGCATCGAGATCGCGCGGGACCAGTCGTGCGCCGGACGCGATGCGCTCGGCCACCGCGGCGTCGAATGCGCCGATCGCGCGGGTCACCGGCTCCTGCGCGGCGATCGCGGCGGAAAGCGACTGCTGCGCGCTGATCCAGCTCTCGCTTCCGGAGGGCCCCGCCGCGGCGGCGAGCGTCTCGGCCCTGGCGATCGCGCCGTCCACGGTGCGCGCCTGGGCAAAGGCGGGAGCGGCGATCCCCCGCAGCGCTGCCGCCAGTGCGGGATCGGCCGGCAGCGCGTCGGAGCGATCGACGATCGGCAGGCGGGGATCGATCGCTTCGGCGGGCCGCCGCGCGAGCGACGGTGCGTCTTTCACCGACGCGCAGCCCGCGAGGCCGCTCACGAACAAGGACAGCGCCACGAGGGCAGGGCGGTGGGGCAAGCGACGCATCCTTTCCCTCTAACAGCGACAAGCATCGCAACAAGGGGTTGCGCACTGCGTCACCTGCCTCTAGACGCCGCCCTCGGCAAGCGCCCGTAGCTCAGCTGGATAGAGCATCAGACTACGAATCTGAGGGTCGGACGTTCGAATCGTTCCGGGCGCGCCAATTTTCCTTAGCAAATACAAGCACTTGGTGGTGGCCCTTGCGGGTGCCGCCGAGCCTCTGCCCACGTGTTCTACCGTAAGTCTAACGAATCATGTTGGTGCCTTGCTAAGCCGCACCGGGGAAGCGTCAGCATCTTACCCATGGCGCGCGAGCTTAGGTCTTTATGGGATGAAAGCTTACATGGTGGCGCCACTTAGATCGACGCTGAACAGTGGCCAGGCGACTATCCACTAGCTCAGGCAAAGAATAGATTCGTCACTTAAACGTCACATAATCGCGGGCGGTTAACTATATTTTTAAACCATGGGAACGTTCGTCACTGCCCGGAGTCGTGCTTACCACAGGGGCCAACGTGTAACGCGTAAGGACGATCGCTATGAAGACGCTGATGACCCTGGCCGCAGCAGGAGCGGCCCTCGCTCTTGCCACTCCGGCAAGCGCTGCCATTATCGTCACGCCGTCTCCGGGCGCCGTGCAGCCTGACGAGAACGTACTTTCCACGACCAACATGACCGGCACCACGGTTATGGGAACCACGAACCAGACCCGAACCTCGGTAAGTGTTCGGTCGGGTGCGCCGCTTGCCGGGACGGAAACTCTCTCATCGATGGACTCAAACGGCCAGGCTCGTTTCGCCGCAACTGACGGGTCCTTGGATGCCGCTACGATATTTCTAACGGGTGGTGGCTCATTCACCTCGGCAGAATTTAACCTCTTCAACGCTCTGGCCGGCACCACTTCGGTGACCATCTTCGTCAATGGGGTTGCCACTACGAGCAGTCCATTTTTGCTCGGCAATGGCCAGAACTTCTTTGGCTTTCAAGCAACCGCCGGCGATCGCATCACTTCCATCGGATTTGACACGAACGGCACGGGCGTCGTTGATCTTCGGCAGGTCCGTCTCGGTGGTGTGACCATGACCGCTGTTCCAGAACCCGGAACCTGGGCAATGATGTTGCTCGGCTTTGGCGCAATCGGGGCGAGCATGCGTCGTAATCGTCGTCGCAGCACGGCCAAGTTGATGCAGATGGCTTAAGGCATCTAGAGACTTCAGTTTTGCAGAAGGGACTCAGCTAATGCTGGGTCCCTTCTTTGTTGTGGCCACAAGTGCTGGGACCCTCGTCAGCCGTTAGCTAACGTGTACGTCGTCCCTCCTTCGGCAGCCCCATTCGCCCGAGCACAGCCTAAGCCTGACCACATCAGCGCTGAAGAACGGCTTGCGGCAACGCATACAGCGAAGCCAGCCGACACGCCTCACCATACGCGGCGGGTTGTGATCATGGTCCAGCACTACCTCCCTGCGCTTTCCACGGTCGTCCGGCCATTCCTGCGGCTCAGAGAACCCTAGCCGGTCCGGACGGGGCTCAGTGGCAGGACGGGGCGCGGGGGCAGCCCTGGGCGGCGTTGGCGGCTTGGTAGGGACCACCCCATTGCGCCAGTTGGCTAACCATTCTGGGACGGCGTTCACCTTCCCAACTCCCAGTGTCCGTCGCGCTCCCAGCGGGCGAAGCAATGCACAACCATGCGGACCTCAGTGCCGAACTCGCCCGCGACAACCTTAGCCTCCGCCCAAGCCGCGAAGGCATCGAAGCTGCCCCACTCGCGTACGAACGGTGAGCCGGGAGCCCGCGCTGCTTCCAAACGCCGGACACGCGCAAGCATGGATCGGGCGGACACGTGGTCAGCCCCTGGTGGCTTTGCCGAGGCGTAGTGCAAGAGCGAAGTTGTGCGCTGCGTACAGCCGCGCATACTCGGCTTCTGCTACGTGTCGGCGCTGCAAGCCCTCTTCGATCTCGCGCTGACGGACAATCTCGGCTGCGCGACGTACCTTAAGGGGGTCGTCAGCTAGGCGGGCGTTTTCGGGATTGTGGGTCACAGGCGGATCACCTTCAGTTCGAGGAGCTGGTCGTAGGCGTCTGCCCGCAAGTCTGGGTCGTCGCAGTCGCGCATAACCTCCGCGAGCCGGGCAACAATCATGCGGCGCAGTTCCCCACGCTCTTGATCGGTCAGCCGCTCGACAGCCCGCTTCATGCGTTCGGTCTTCAATGCGTCCTGTATCCGGAGCGGGACCACGTAGAGCGGGAACCGCATGTACTCGGCCATGCTCACCGCCCACTCAATGGTGCGCTGGTATTCGGCGATGGGCTCTATGGGTCCCTCAAAGCCGACCATGTGGCGACCATCCTCATGGGGACCGTGCCATACGACTTGGACGAACAGGTCGTCGGCTTCGGGCTCGTCGGCGACGACCTTGTTGTTTGCAGTCTTGTAGACGGGCATCAGCGTGCCTCCTTCTGCTCGAGCGCTGCAACGCGCTCCTCCAAGTTTTCGACTGCCCGCACGTCCGCCAGCGCCCGGACGGCCTCGATCAGCTGCTTGCCCAGGTCCACGGGCACCGAGCCCTCAGCCATGGCCGCAAGGATTGCCTCGACCTGCTGCGACGTGCTGGCCTGCGGGTTGAAGTTGAACTCCACTGCGGGAGCCTCGGGCCGGAGCGCTGGGGCGATGCGGGAGGAGCACCAACGACGCGGCCTGTAGGTCGCCGTCCTTTGCGGCGGCTGTGACCACACGGGCGATCTCCACGCCCTCGTCCATCAGAGCGCGGGTGATCTTCGTGCGCGGATCAGGTCGACCGGGAGGGCGTCCAGCCGGGTTGCCGCTTTGGCCTTTAACCCACCGTCCAGCGCGTTCCGGAGCGGTTGTGGGTGTCTGGACCGGCGCGGACGGTATCGGCGCGGACGGCGGCCCGGTGAGCCACGGTGGGGGTATATGCTGGGTCACAGGGTG
Above is a window of Sphingomonas glaciei DNA encoding:
- a CDS encoding fused MFS/spermidine synthase, with protein sequence MASLAPPAPQAALAPRWLFTLAVFTGSFLLFLVQPMLARMALPRLGGAPAVWNSAMLVYQGLLLGGYAYAHLLSRFGSRAQVGIHLAVLFAAGLTLPLSLAAGSPPATAEPFLWVPWLLLISVGPLFFAISAQAPLLQRWLAIGGADPYPLYVASNLGSFCGLIAYPLLLEPLVGVAENSLWWSWGYGAMMVLVAACGLPLLRQDQAPTPREAAPTIPLRTFARWALIAAVPSGLMLSTTLHLTTDVAPMPLLWVVPLGLYLLSFSIAFAERRGVANFCTAAAPFALMLAASLLFVLEGDLLPLVVLFAILAMFLAACALHAQLYDQRPEPAGLTLFYLALSVGGVLGGLFCALIAPLIFDWTYEHPLLMVAAAYLLGGRQPVPALADVTSGKMAGRVLLLLILVLLVSSFIAASVDNRTAVALLASVGAGLATFALGRRRLFALAIAAVILAGGGFRQIEDSLNGQMTRSYFGVYRISEEFGQRVLIHGTTTHGVQLLGPPERRRTPTSYYWTGSGVGRVMSNLPALMGPSARVGVVGVGLGTLGCYARPGQVWTLFEIDPAVVALARGPRFHFLRECVPTAQVVIGDARLKLAEAAPASFDILVIDAFSSDAIPMHLLTKEAFAIYRRALRPGGLLMIHISNRHLELRPVVRTGGESVGMSGVLAAAAGDRLVRGFETTWTALSTDPALIERVKATESDLWVGLPFGARVHWTDDHASILPVLEMP
- a CDS encoding GNAT family N-acetyltransferase — translated: MTSTVVAKTDRLILRTWDDERWAEFVRFTNTPAVMRWLGGVFSPAQMAAARARLDAYQADHGFTFWAVERRSDDALLGFCGLKRANAPGAEPLHGEMEIGWRLREDAWGQGYAREAATASLDLAFDRFDAPRVIAFTALGNQPSQGLMLRLGMRHLPGHDYVDRRFPADAPPNPQVTFAIGREEWLAQPVRRR
- a CDS encoding PEPxxWA-CTERM sorting domain-containing protein, giving the protein MKTLMTLAAAGAALALATPASAAIIVTPSPGAVQPDENVLSTTNMTGTTVMGTTNQTRTSVSVRSGAPLAGTETLSSMDSNGQARFAATDGSLDAATIFLTGGGSFTSAEFNLFNALAGTTSVTIFVNGVATTSSPFLLGNGQNFFGFQATAGDRITSIGFDTNGTGVVDLRQVRLGGVTMTAVPEPGTWAMMLLGFGAIGASMRRNRRRSTAKLMQMA
- a CDS encoding DUF5681 domain-containing protein, yielding MSSPASWPTSSGQTSRRWPRSRSSPRRKPDLQLKRTGHPVTQHIPPPWLTGPPSAPIPSAPVQTPTTAPERAGRWVKGQSGNPAGRPPGRPDPRTKITRALMDEGVEIARVVTAAAKDGDLQAASLVLLPHRPSAPARGSRSGVQLQPAGQHVAAGRGNPCGHG